From Aspergillus fumigatus Af293 chromosome 5, whole genome shotgun sequence, a single genomic window includes:
- the tpsD gene encoding trehalose-6-phosphate synthase, producing the protein MASEEQNKRGLIIVSNRLPLSLKKVDGGFESSLSSGGLVTALSGLTNSTTFKWFGWPGINIPDPEEQKKAADALEEKGAKGIFLEEKLGHAHYNGFSNSILWPILHYQSGADFNEDYWKAYQCVNEIFADTVANQAQDGDLIWVHDYHLLLLPALLRERLKSQGKTCRIGFTLHTPFPAGDFWRSLPVEKELLKGVLACDVIGFHTEEYKRNFTEACEQCVGAQATDSNGITFDDHCAHVGVFVVGIDPQKFDDALRDDAVIKRIQELDEQYRDKIVIAGVDRLDYTKGLVQKLQGFEEFLQENPELAKKVVLIQVAVPSREDVKEYQELETEISTLVGKICGTYATPEGVPLIYIHRSVSFPELTALYCVAKACLITPRRDGMNLVASEYVACQENRYGVLVLSELAGAASFLGHGSVTFHPSSTRELANAIHQAVTMDDGEKKRRHQELREFVTTHTSAKWGETFVDALAKHSS; encoded by the exons ATGGCGTCTGAAGAACAGAACAAGCGCGGCTTGATCATAGTCTCCAACCGTCTGCCGCTGTCGCTCAAGAAGGTCGATGGAGGGTTCGAGTCCAGCCTCTCCAGCGGCGGACTGGTGACTGCCCTGTCCGGCTTGACCAACTCGACGACCTTCAAATGGTTCGGCTGGCCGGGAATCAACATCCCGGATCccgaagagcagaagaaggccgcaGACGCGCTGGAAGAAAAGGGCGCGAAGGGGATCTttctggaggagaagctgggccaTGCGCATTACAATGGGTTCTCGA ATTCTATTCTCTGGCCCATCCTGCATTATCAGTCTGGTGCCGACTTCAACGAGGATTACTGGAAGGCCTACCAGTGCGTCAATGAGATCTTCGCAGATACGGTCGCCAACCAAGCGCAAGACGGCGATCTGATCTGGGTGCACGACTACcatctcctgcttctccctGCGCTCCTCCGTGAGCGTCTCAAGAGCCAGGGGAAGACGTGTCGGATTGGGTTTACTCTGCACACTCCCTTCCCGGCAGGGGACTTCTGGCGCTCCCTGCCGGTCGAGAAGGAACTGCTCAAGGGTGTTCTTGCGTGCGACGTGATTGGCTTCCATACGGAAGAGTACAAGCGGAATTTTACCGAGGCGTGCGAACAGTGTGT GGGCGCCCAAGCGACAGACAGCAATGGGATCACATTCGACGATCACTGTGCTCATGTCGGTGTCTTTGTCGTGGGCATTGATCCCCAGAAGTTTGACGATGCGTTGAGAGACGACGCGGTCATCAAACGGATTCAGGAATTGGATGAGCAGTACAGGGACAAGATTGTCATTGCCGGCGTGGACAGACTGGACTACACCAAGGGTCTCGtgcagaagctgcagggATTCGAGGAGTTCCTCCAGGAGAACCCggagctggcgaagaaggttgTCTTGATTCAAGTGGCAGTTCCCAGCCGCGAGGACGTCAAGGAGTATCAGGAACTCGAGACCGAGATTTCCACCCTCGTCGGGAAGATCTGTGGGACTTATG CCACCCCCGAGGGCGTACCACTGATCTACATCCACCGCTCCGTTTCTTTCCCCGAGCTGACAGCGCTGTACTGCGTCGCCAAAGCCTGTCTCATCACCCCGCGACGGGACGGTATGAACCTTGTGGCCTCGGAGTATGTCGCGTGTCAGGAGAACCGATACGGCGTGCTGGTTCTTTCGGAACTGGCTGGCGCGGCTTCTTTCctgggccatggcagtgtcACCTTCCATCCCTCCAGCACTCGCGAGCTCGCCAATGCCATCCACCAGGCGGTTACGATGGACGACggggagaagaagcggcGTCACCAGGAGCTACGCGAGTTTGTCACGACTCATACGAG TGCCAAATGGGGCGAGACCTTTGTGGATGCTCTGGCGAAGCATTCATCTTGA
- a CDS encoding DJ-1/PfpI family protein codes for MHFAMLLFPGFEALDVFGPLEVLNVLSERKQIYLSLLASSLTPVSTQSPDPAARRAGSICAQEVLPTGTFADYLQDARAPDGVKGNIDVLVVPGGAGTRYPHAIDPVIEFVRGIAPPVKYIMSVCNGAGVLARAGVLDGRRATTNKMLWGQTTALRGEVRWVRDARWVADGNVWTSSGVSAGIDMMLAFVRETYGEDLASGIAQEIEYVWDREEDGTRDPFATAAL; via the coding sequence ATGCATTTCGCTatgctcctcttccctggCTTTGAAGCCCTCGACGTCTTTGGCCCCCTGGAAGTCCTCAACGTCCTCTCTGAGAGAAAGCAGATTTATCTCTCGCTGCTCGCGTCAAGCCTCACTCCCGTCTCAACTCAATCCCCGGACCCAGCCGCACGTCGGGCAGGCTCCATCTGCGCCCAGGAAGTACTTCCAACAGGTACTTTCGCCGACTATTTACAAGACGCACGCGCCCCGGATGGCGTCAAGGGCAATATAGACGTGCTCGTCGTGCCCGGCGGCGCGGGAACCCGCTACCCCCACGCCATCGATCCCGTCATCGAGTTCGTGCGGGGAATCGCCCCGCCGGTGAAGTACATCATGTCCGTGTGTAACGGCGCGGGTGTGTTAGCCCGGGCAGGCGTGCTAGATGGGCGACGCGCGACGACCAACAAGATGCTTTGGGGGCAGACAACGGCGCTGAGAGGGGAGGTGCGCTGGGTCAGAGACGCCAGGTGGGTGGCTGATGGGAATGTGTGGACCTCTTCTGGAGTGAGCGCGGGGATCGATATGATGTTGGCTTTTGTCAGGGAGACATATGGGGAGGATCTGGCTAGTGGGATAGCTCAAGAGATCGAGTATGTTTGGGATAGGGAGGAGGACGGGACCAGGGATCCGTTTGCTACTGCTGCTCTCTGA
- a CDS encoding alpha-ketoglutarate-dependent dioxygenase AlkB family protein, whose product MANRTLESFYKPIRKPGKPRVEDTPPPPYSHHPSYPFPIADLPPSIANTLLDLPATPPRSITNQPHLDLLYYQPFIPSATARELFHFLRRELPFYRVQYTIRRGPTTTQITTPRFTTVFGVDDTSLFTHSPGDSGSTSCLVDSESHRPVPPNKYKSHPRPIPPCLDALRQRIEAATHGAVYNFCLVNYYASGDDSIAYHSDDERFLGPNPCIASLSLGAKRDFLMKHKTAEGVAAAPVKLALADGDMVIMRGETQSNWLHSIPKRRGSRGEARQGRINITFRRAVVPAGTENYYRYNVGEGKAHRWREEEGRMVELF is encoded by the coding sequence ATGGCTAACCGGACCCTCGAATCATTCTACAAACCCATCCGCAAACCGGGCAAGCCGCGTGTGGAGGACACTCCTCCACCGCCCTACTCCCATCATCCCAGCTATCCCTTCCCCATCGCGGATCTTCCCCCCTCCATCGCCAACACGCTGCTGGATCTCCCAGCCACCCCCCCTCGCAGCATTACCAACCAGCCGCACCTGGATCTCCTCTACTACCAACCCTTTATCCCGTCAGCCACCGCCCGCGAgctcttccacttcctccgCCGCGAACTCCCTTTCTACCGTGTCCAGTACACCATCCGCCGCGGCCCGACCACCACCCAGATCACCACCCCGCGCTTCACCACCGTCTTTGGCGTCGACGATACCTCCCTCTTCACCCATTCGCCCGGTGACTCTGGCTCTACCTCTTGTCTAGTCGACAGCGAATCCCACAGGCCCGTCCCGCCCAACAAATACAAATCCCACCCCCGCCCCATTCCCCCCTGCCTCGACGCCCTGCGCCAGCGCATCGAGGCCGCTACCCACGGCGCCGTCTACAACTTCTGCCTGGTGAACTACTACGCCTCAGGGGACGACAGTATTGCCTACCACTCCGACGACGAGCGGTTCCTCGGCCCAAATCCATGCATTGCGTCGTTGTCGCTCGGCGCGAAGCGCGATTTCCTCATGAAGCACAAGACTGCGGAGGGTGTTGCGGCGGCGCCGGTCAAGCTGGCCCTCGCGGACGGGGATATGGTGATCATGCGGGGCGAGACGCAGTCGAATTGGTTGCATTCGATCCCGAAGAGGAGGGGTAGCAGGGGCGAGGCGCGCCAGGGGAGGATCAATATTACGTTTCGGAGGGCGGTGGTGCCTGCGGGGACGGAGAATTATTATAGGTATAACGTGGGGGAGGGAAAAGCCCACAgatggagggaggaggaggggaggATGGTCGAACTCTTCTAA
- a CDS encoding Zn(II)2Cys6 transcription factor — protein MGPQDQTGAKRIRGKPVPSQPGSHGPTVMNVPPPSTGSREACDECRIRKVRCNKEYPKCSSCRKSNLACGFSNKGKRVNHTKKLVNDVEILGNRLGKIEEALIRCLSAVERSQTPSNATARQSSVIPSDDSSHPDPNDSAPTDGNTLTDASLETNAEACNDPTFPGSTPIASFYTEAQAACDRLRSVVPFASPDSQHSPASPDFIPDRTGSLQSRLQEVGELFEKFARESPVMSIPESDGLLPSLPPRALVETCLETYFACLSPFLPLYSRQSVMAAIDEQYGPRVNSPDPAWVISFNNILLQTLDARYSAATRAGSITHNLLEEELIKSLLLNYRRGYNNFERLLRPQLANVQALLSMALIALKYFSLATFETVFAQACQLAKSIGLHQSSPDSENAEQKDLWWSLFIIDKHASFLAGKPCLLPSYDCGLPFPVAKSEHLPRDQRSAHISLARIQEDVYQRLYSAQTAHKGREYISRQTQQINRTLDDWEIQHKHILSPASTMTAQEAFCLTELRYTLCTLRVLAQRLEHTANNRRSRVEYARAGLRLLRETCDTHGDSVVELALYQSICLSYYMTLFLELFIAIMKEYQQDHRADAELLSSFAAHMNFFSAKSSPTSQASKAAYMTSLCTDIALAIQMLDDGFPQQTALSRPNSVPDSPGLTTTSTASTFGPEILESSSWPAGIPTSYIGDPSWELSSFATDGNLNMKMHETQAKSYEQYGLSAESTPTAGFAYRSDLAGMGSMEFDAMLDTFASYDHVGALLHSDRI, from the exons ATGGGTCCACAGGACCAGACAGGAGCGAAACGGATCAGGGGGAAGCCCGTTCCCAGTCAGCCAGGATCTCATGGCCCGACAGTCATGAACGTGCCGCCGCCATCAACAGGGTCCAGGGAGGCCTGCGATGAGTGCCGGATCCGCAAGGTCCGTTGCAACAAGGAATATCCCAAGTGCTCCAGCTGCCGCAAATCCAACCTCGCCTGTGGCTTCTCGAACAAGGGGAAGCGAGTCAATCATACCAAGAAACT GGTGAACGATGTCGAAATCCTCGGAAACCGTCTCGGGAAGATTGAAGAGGCGCTCATTCGCTGTTTGTCGGCCGTCGAGCGTTCGCAGACTCCGTCAAACGCGACGGCACGGCAAAGCTCGGTTATCCCGTCTGACGACAGCAGCCATCCCGACCCCAATGATAGTGCGCCTACGGACGGAAACACGCTCACAGATGCGTCGTTAGAAACGAATGCCGAAGCATGCAATGACCCTACCTTCCCTGGATCAACCCCGATTGCTTCTTTTTATACCGAAGCCCAGGCGGCGTGCGATAGACTGAGATCGGTAGTACCGTTCGCGAGTCCAGACAGCCAGCACAGTCCGGCTTCGCCGGATTTCATACCAGACCGGACTGGTTCATTACAGTCACGGCTTCAAGAAGTCGGCGAACTGTTTGAGAAATTCGCCCGAGAAAGCCCGGTCATGTCGATACCCGAGTCCGATGGCCTGCTGCCTTCATTACCACCACGAGCGCTGGTGGAGACCTGTCTAGAAACATACTTTGCCTGCTTGAGTCCCTTTCTGCCCCTCTACAGCCGGCAGAGTGTCATGGCGGCCATTGACGAGCAATACGGACCCCGAGTCAATAGTCCCGACCCTGCCTGGGTGATCTCGTTCAACAATATTCTTCTGCAGACCCTGGATGCCAGATATAGTGCAGCGACACGAGCGGGTTCCATCACTCACAACCtcctggaagaggagctcATCAAAAGTTTGTTGTTAAACTATCGACGAGGGTACAACAATTTCGAGAGACTTTTGAGACCACAGTTGGCGAACGTGCAAGCCCTGTTAAGCATG GCTTTGATCGCCTTAAAGTACTTTTCTCTCGCGACCTTCGAGACAGTCTTCGCACAGGCGTGCCAGCTAGCCAAATCCATTGGTCTCCATCAAAGCAGTCCGGACTCGGAGAACGCAGAACAGAAAGATCTGTGGTGGTCATTGTTCATCATCGAT AAGCACGCATCTTTCCTGGCCGGCAAGCCTTGCCTGCTTCCGTCGTATGACTGCGGGCTGCCGTTCCCAGTGGCCAAGTCGGAGCATCTCCCACGGGATCAACGTTCGGCACACATCTCTCTGGCCCGGATCCAAGAAGACGTCTACCAACGTCTCTACTCGGCGCAAACCGCTCACAAGGGCCGCGAGTACATCAGTCGTCAAACTCAGCAGATCAACCGAACATTGGATGACTGGGAAATCCAGCACAAACACATCCTCTCTCCTGCAAGCACCATGACGGCCCAGGAAGCCTTCTGCCTCACCGAGCTGCGCTACACACTGTGTACACTCCGGGTCCTGGCTCAAAGGTTGGAACATACAGCCAACAACCGCCGCTCACGCGTAGAATATGCGCGGGCGGGCCTTCGCCTCTTGCGGGAGACATGTGATACCCATGGCGATAGCGTCGTTGAACTTGCCCTGTACCAAAG TATCTGCCTGAGTTATTACATGACGTTGTTCCTCGAACTCTTCATTGCGATCATGAAAGAGTACCAGCAAGACCATCGCGCCGATGCCGAGCTGCTTTCGTCCTTCGCAGCCCACAtgaacttcttctccgccaaaTCCTCCCCTACATCTCAAGCGTCCAAAGCCGCCTACATGACTAGTCTCTGTACCGACATTGCTCTCGCCATCCAGATGCTCGACGATGGCTTCCCGCAACAAACAGCCCTGTCGAGGCCAAATTCTGTCCCGGACTCTCCAGGTCTCACGACCACCTCTACTGCGTCGACCTTTGGACCTGAGATACTCGAGAGCTCGTCATGGCCGGCGGGCATCCCCACCTCATATATAGGAGATCCCTCCTGGGAATTATCCTCCTTTGCCACTGACGGAAACCTTAACATGAAGATGCACGAAACGCAGGCCAAGTCTTACGAGCAGTATGGACTTTCCGCTGAAAGTACCCCCACTGCAGGATTTGCCTACAGATCAGACCTGGCGGGGATGGGCTCGATGGAGTTTGATGCAATGCTTGATACGTTTGCTTCATATGATCACGTAGGCGCACTTCTGCATAGCGACCGAATTTAG
- a CDS encoding acyl--CoA ligase: protein MSSRTFFDNTYDANRPIYVDVNNPSRSISCAQARKIVRQLVAGLRAWGVKAGDCVAIHSFNDIYYCMLVLAIVGAGGIYTGTNPSYTTRELVHHFKAADAKFVVSEPEIVTSILAAVKERGIPEGNLLIFNVLGQEVPAGRRSWTDLFSHGEEDWVAFHDLQRAKETTAARLFSSGTTGLPKAVTLTHHNLIAQHELVFEAHPRPYQVSRITAMPVFHVAAAVFAHVGAIKAGHTTYMMRRFDLEPYLVCNEKYQATDLTIVPPMAIAILTSPLARTRPFLHSIKNVICGAAPLDKEVQTRFRTLLQDGTPFTQVWGMTETSSIATMFTYPEDDDTGSVGRLIPNLEAKLIDENGDNISAFDVRGELCVRGPTITPGYFRNDSANAESFDAEGWFKTGDIAYCEGRTRKWYIVDRRKELIKVRGFQVAPAELEAVLLGHPLIVDAAVIGVVFPGTDTEYPRAYVVRQPGREGEILTEEDVRKYLGERLARYKALVGGVKFVDAIAKSASGKILKRVLRENSKKDIEAGLRPKL from the exons ATGTCATCTCGTACATTTTTCGACAATACATATGATGCCAACCGACCG ATCTACGTTGATGTCAACAATCCCTCCCGATCGATCAGCTGTGCGCAGGCTCGGAAGATCGTCCGCCAGTTGGTTGCCGGCCTACGCGCCTGGGGTGTCAAAGCTGGCGATTGCGTTGCGATTCACTCGTTCAACGAT ATCTACTATTGCatgctggtgctggccaTCGTGGGCGCAGGCGGGATCTACACCGGGACCAATCCGTCCTACACGACGAGGGAGCTGGTGCATCATTTCAAGGCGGCCGACGCAAAGTTCGTGGTCTCCGAGCCGGAGATTGTGACGTCTATTCTTGCAGCCGTCAAGGAGCGAGGCATCCCCGAAGGAAACCTGCTCATCTTCAATGTCCTGGGACAGGAAGTACCCGCCGGTCGACGATCATGGACGGATCTCTTCAGCCACGGCGAAGAGGACTGGGTAGCATTCCACGACCTGCAACGAGCCAAGGAAACCACCGCCGCTCGACTATTCAGCAGCGGGACGACCGGCCTCCCCAAAGCCGTGACCCTCACGCATCACAACCTCATCGCGCAGCACGAGCTGGTCTTCGAGGCGCATCCCCGCCCATACCAGGTTTCCCGCATCACCGCGATGCCCGTCTTCCACGTCGCCGCCGCGGTCTTTGCACACGTCGGCGCCATCAAAGCCGGGCACACCACCTACATGATGCGCCGCTTCGACCTCGAGCCGTACCTGGTGTGCAACGAGAAATACCAGGCCACCGACCTGACCATCGTTCCGCCCATGGCCATCGCCATCCTGACGTCTCCACTCGCCCGCACCCGGCCGTTCTTGCACTCCATCAAGAACGTCATCTGCGGTGCCGCCCCGCTAGATAAAGAAGTGCAGACGCGGTTCCGCACGCTCCTCCAAGACGGCACGCCGTTTACCCAGGTCTGGGGAATGACGGAAACCTCGTCGATCGCGACGATGTTCACGTACCCGGAGGACGACGACACGGGGTCCGTGGGCCGGCTAATCCCGAATCTCGAAGCCAA ACTAATCGACGAAAACGGAGACAACATCTCCGCATTTGACGTCCGCGGCGAGCTGTGCGTGCGTGGCCCCACTATTACCCCGGGGTACTTCCGCAACGACTCCGCCAACGCCGAGTCCTTTGACGCAGAGGGCTGGTTCAAAACGGGCGATATCGCGTACTGCGAGGGGCGCACGCGCAAGTGGTACATTGTCGACCGGAGGAAGGAGCTCATCAAGGTGCGTGGGTTCCAGGTTGCGCCGGCGGAGCTCGAGGCTGTTCTGCTTGGTCATCCGCTGATTGTCGATGCGGCGGTGATTGGAGTGGTGTTTCCTGGGACAGACACGGAGTATCCTCGGGCGTACGTGGTCAGACAGCCTGGTCGCGAAGGCGAGATTctgacggaggaggatgtgaGGAAGTATCTGGGAGAACGGCTGGCGAGGTACAAGGCGCTGGTTGGGGGGGTCAAGTTTGTGGATGCTATCGCGAAGAGTGCTAGTGGGAAGATTCTGAAGCGAGTGCTGCGGGAGAACAGTAAGAAAGATATCGAGGCTGGATTGAGACCGAAGTTGTAG
- a CDS encoding cytochrome b5-like heme/steroid binding domain-containing protein — MVSCVWAVPRGKDTRVSMNAPLRLTEDLCRDLPGDDRAVSMASSRPVYSLQEVSRHNIAKDLWIVIEKEVYDVTQFQAEHPGGARILRKLAGKDATEKFLEYHDTSILTRYRERLQVGVLFEGPEPQKGFLSRFFRS, encoded by the exons ATGGTCAGCTGTGTCTGGGCAGTTCCACGAGGCAAGGATACGAGGGTCAGCATGAATGCCCCGCTCAGGCTGACGGAGGATTTATGTCGGGACCTTCCTGGCGATGACAGAGCAGTCAGCATGGCTTCTTCGCGTCCTGTCTATTCGCTGCAGGAGGTCTCGCGGCATAACATCGCAAAGGACCTCTGGATCGTAATCGAGAAGGAAGTCTACGATGTCACCCAATTTCAGGCAGAGCACCCCGGTGGCGCGAGGA TCCTGCGGAAGCTCGCTGGCAAAGACGCAACGGAGAAATTCCTCGAGTATCATGATACATCCATCCTCACCCGATACCGAGAGCGCTTGCAGGTCGGAGTGTTGTTCGAGGGACCGGAGCCGCAGAAGGGATTCCTTAGTAGATTCTTCCGCTCATGA
- the grg1 gene encoding putative glucose repressible protein Grg1, with amino-acid sequence MESIKQGVNYVSESVQQAVHGTSKEANKQVAKDSDAPIGTRASAAKDALTDKAHESKHDAKAEAHKQQI; translated from the exons ATGGAGTCCATCAAGCAGGGTGTCAACTACGTCAGCGAGAGCGTGCAGCAGGCCGTGCACGGCACCTCCAAGGAAGCCAACAAGCAGGTCGCCAAGGACTCCGATGCTCCCATTGGCACTCG cgcctccgccgccaaGGATGCCCTCACCGACAAGGCCCACGAGTCCAAGCATGACGCCAAGGCCGAGGCTCACAAGCAGCAGATCTAA
- a CDS encoding Zn(II)2Cys6 transcription factor domain-containing protein, which produces MPASESSNEAHQCDSCFKTYQRHRWTPGDLLLRHRRRCLRANKPKIRRRACNACVLAKTKCCCTQPICSRCAKRGIPCEYVSTVNTATTIVSDSSDSSPPSTRDHPRPDETRVSTTDFPSLWSPRSMLGGPSAESFDSWSSPNVIWTVDPLDFPSLPSSAGLVDEVTVDPALAIPTSHPSRTFPRASASSQPLSTPREISMVPPGPGTTNTSLTGLGGSPDVPGVQPSNYIRLLAQYPRLLLQDDFYCPFVHRTLFSEQVADMTILPHTSMAICCGSALGVKDAAGYVKRAMDAQRQSLIESYPTYQCMEQWDALHAMLLYEILEMGIAPVDESESWKQKRRTKGLKSPFLSKMTQCFSRSHLELHDTALLPFPNGHSTANSSWVTWAVAETVRRTIFLANIVHFFSHRDLHSRRQSPYYEPLNDELILKMPLPCDQALWSARTEDEWRKATPASPGSPGITDALSTLGPVGDLTGRGQLPNGQYQQPSLEMLFSKFAIDDLRATCVTNAGFADSDELRSLIILCALEQFA; this is translated from the exons ATGCCGGCGTCCGAATCATCCAACGAGGCTCACCAGTGCGACTCCTGCTTCAAAACATACCAACGAC ACCGATGGACCCCAGGTGACCTCCTCTTGCGCCATCGACGCCGATGTCTGCGGGCGAACAAACCCAAGATACGCCGCAGAGCATGTAATGCCTGCGTGCTAGCGAAGACCAAATGCTGCTGCACCCAGCCGATCTGCTCGCGCTGTGCCAAACGGGGCATTCCTTGCGAATACGTGTCTACGGTCAACACAGCAACCACCATTGTCTCTGACTCTTCCGACTCCTCGCCCCCGTCGACCAGAGATCATCCCAGACCTGATGAAACCCGCGTGAGCACGACAGACTTCCCGTCGCTATGGAGCCCGCGAAGCATGCTGGGTGGTCCCAGTGCCGAAAGTTTCGACTCGTGGAGCTCCCCGAACGTCATCTGGACCGTGGATCCCCTCGATTTCCCCTCGTTGCCCTCGTCAGCAGGCTTAGTTGACGAAGTCACTGTGGACCCGGCACTGGCCATCCCGACCAGCCATCCGAGCCGCACATTTCCGAGGGCATCGGCTTCGTCGCAGCCGCTCAGTACGCCGAGGGAGATTTCCATGGTGCCGCCAGGTCCAGGGACCACCAATACATCCCTGACCGGTCTGGGCGGCAGTCCCGACGTGCCGGGGGTGCAGCCATCCAACTACATCCGTCTGCTGGCACAGTATCCGAGACTGTTGCTTCAGGACGATTTCTACTGTCCGTTTGTGCACCGCACCCTGTTCAGCGAGCAAGTCGCGGACATGACGATTCTGCCCCACACATCCATGGCCATTTGCTGCGGAAGTGCCTTGGGCGTCAAAGACGCCGCCGGATACGTCAAGCGAGCCATGGACGCGCAACGGCAAAGCTTGATCGAGTCATAT CCCACCTACCAGTGCATGGAACAGTGGGACGCTTTGCACGCCATGCTCCTCTACGAGATCCTCGAGATGGGCATCGCGCCCGTCGACGAGTCCGAGAGTTGGAAACAGAAGCGCCGCACAAAAGGGCTGAAATCGCCCTTTCTCTCCAAGATGACCCAGTGCTTCTCGCGGTCGCACCTTGAGTTGCACGATACGGCCCTGCTGCCATTCCCCAACGGCCACAGCACCGCAAACAGCTCCTGGGTCACATGGGCCGTGGCCGAAACCGTCCGCCGCACGATATTCCTCGCCAACATTGTCCACTTCTTCAGCCACCGCGATCTCCACTCCCGGCGCCAATCGCCCTACTACGAGCCCCTCAACGATGAGCTCATTCTGAAGATGCCGCTGCCCTGCGATCAAGCGCTGTGGAGCGCTCGCACCGAAGACGAGTGGCGCAAAGCCACCCCCGCGTCTCCCGGCTCGCCAGGCATCACTGACGCTTTGTCAACTTTGGGCCCTGTTGGTGACCTCACGGGCCGGGGGCAGCTCCCGAATGGCCAATACCAGCAGCCCTCGCTCGAAATGCTTTTCTCCAAGTTCGCCATAGACGACCTCCGGGCGACTTGCGTGACGAATGCGGGTTTTGCCGACTCGGATGAGCTGCGGTCGCTTATCATTCTCTGTGCGCTGGAGCAATTCGCGTGA